Proteins encoded in a region of the Isosphaeraceae bacterium EP7 genome:
- a CDS encoding FAD-linked oxidase C-terminal domain-containing protein codes for MDERRARIHDDLRGLIAGELRFEAIGRAPYAHDASIFEIDPLGVVVPRTLDDLTTTVRYAAENGIPVHARGAGTGLAGGALGPGLVVDFSRHFRRIISIGPESVVVQPGVVLDVLNAHLAPLGRKIGPDPSGPESRTVGGMIAVNAAGSRSIRYGTTADYVERLSVVFAGAETAELGFEPWPSFEQEPVDLKGHILRKLAVLARRHADLLSRSGPKSPRNRAGYALASAVRADGIDLARLLVGSEGTLALVAEATLTTVPLPAAQSALLLPFGRLSDAASAVADVMAESPSACDLFDWRSLSLARDAGAPYKNWVPEAAEAALVVEFEGDDADLVAERARRLARRIEGSGLLVADAVEVHRKAGVEALLGLRRAVVPQLMRRAGRARPVPFVEDLAVPPEMLPRFLQRLQAILRHHEVPWTLYAHAGDGQLHVRPFLDLAEVADRAKLEPLADDLSEAAWEFGGTVSGEHGCGLVRTQFLRRQSSDLARINDEIKEAFDPAHILNPGKVVGHDPHLLTRHLRPIQPAALPTVLWPPDSPGASGDHPELAFGGEPAEPAPGPVSALRWAGLSMLEAASNCNGCGTCRTQEPTMRMCPTFRASRDEAASPRAQANLVRQVATGAVDPKLWGTEEFRRNAGLCIHCNLCRTECPSGVDVSTLMLEAKAAYVENHGLAHADWFLARIDIWSSLASRFPLIANALLGRRSARWVMERATGLSRYRRLPRANRTPFVRRAERMGLTQSKDNVTGGRRVAYFVDVYANHYDQELAESVVGVLQHAGVDVLVPKGQRGSGMPALVAGDLEHARDLALANLRVLGDAVRDGYTIVCSEPTAALMLKVEYLKLTDDLDAALVAENTRDVGDYLREMSELGELPRPETPVRARVGYHQPCHLRSLDVGTPGLDLIRGIPELNAEFIDRGCSGMAGTFGLAKTQFRTSLRAGRGLLRRFREDDIELGATECGACRMQMEQPRGKVTLHPIKLLSLGYGLNPSLRDRLRTSEPNRLLI; via the coding sequence GTGGACGAACGTCGCGCCCGGATCCACGACGACCTGCGCGGGCTGATCGCCGGCGAACTGCGGTTCGAGGCGATCGGCCGGGCTCCGTACGCGCACGACGCCAGCATCTTCGAGATCGACCCGCTGGGCGTGGTCGTGCCCCGGACCCTGGACGACCTGACGACCACCGTGAGGTACGCCGCCGAGAACGGGATCCCCGTGCACGCTCGGGGTGCCGGCACCGGGCTGGCGGGCGGAGCGCTGGGGCCGGGCCTGGTCGTCGACTTCAGCCGCCACTTCCGGCGGATCATCTCGATCGGGCCGGAGAGCGTGGTGGTTCAGCCCGGCGTGGTGCTGGACGTCTTGAACGCCCACCTGGCCCCCCTGGGCCGCAAGATCGGCCCCGACCCGAGCGGGCCCGAGTCGCGCACGGTGGGGGGGATGATCGCGGTGAACGCCGCGGGCTCGCGGTCGATCCGCTACGGGACCACGGCCGACTATGTCGAGCGGCTGTCGGTCGTCTTCGCCGGGGCGGAGACCGCCGAGCTCGGATTCGAGCCCTGGCCCTCCTTCGAACAGGAGCCGGTCGACCTGAAGGGGCATATCCTGCGGAAGCTGGCCGTGCTGGCCCGCCGCCACGCCGACCTGCTGTCGCGCTCGGGACCGAAGTCGCCCAGGAACCGGGCCGGCTACGCGCTGGCGTCGGCCGTGCGAGCCGACGGGATCGACCTGGCCCGGCTGCTCGTCGGGTCGGAGGGGACGCTGGCCCTGGTGGCCGAGGCAACGCTGACGACCGTGCCGCTGCCGGCGGCCCAGTCGGCCCTGCTGCTGCCGTTCGGCCGGTTGAGTGACGCCGCATCGGCGGTGGCCGACGTGATGGCCGAGAGCCCCTCGGCCTGCGACCTGTTCGACTGGCGGAGCCTGAGCCTGGCCCGCGATGCCGGCGCCCCCTACAAGAACTGGGTGCCCGAAGCCGCCGAGGCCGCCCTGGTCGTCGAGTTCGAGGGGGACGATGCCGACCTCGTGGCCGAACGCGCCCGCCGGCTGGCGCGACGCATCGAGGGCTCCGGCCTGCTGGTGGCCGACGCCGTGGAGGTTCACCGCAAGGCCGGGGTCGAGGCGCTGCTCGGGCTACGACGGGCGGTGGTCCCGCAATTGATGCGGCGTGCGGGGCGTGCGCGGCCGGTGCCGTTCGTCGAGGACCTGGCCGTCCCCCCCGAGATGTTGCCGCGGTTCCTCCAGAGGCTCCAGGCCATCCTGCGGCATCATGAGGTCCCCTGGACCCTGTACGCCCACGCTGGCGACGGTCAGCTGCACGTCAGGCCGTTCCTGGACCTGGCCGAGGTCGCCGATCGCGCCAAGCTCGAGCCCCTGGCCGACGACCTGTCCGAGGCCGCCTGGGAGTTCGGCGGCACGGTCTCGGGCGAGCACGGCTGCGGCCTGGTGCGCACCCAGTTCCTCCGCCGCCAGTCATCGGACCTGGCCCGGATCAATGACGAGATCAAGGAGGCGTTCGACCCGGCGCATATCCTCAACCCCGGCAAGGTCGTCGGCCATGACCCGCACCTGCTGACTCGCCACTTGCGGCCGATCCAGCCCGCAGCGCTGCCCACCGTGCTCTGGCCGCCGGACTCCCCCGGGGCGTCGGGCGACCATCCGGAGCTGGCCTTCGGCGGAGAGCCCGCGGAACCCGCCCCGGGGCCGGTCTCGGCTCTGCGCTGGGCGGGGCTCTCGATGCTGGAGGCGGCGTCGAACTGCAATGGCTGCGGGACCTGCCGGACGCAGGAGCCGACGATGCGGATGTGCCCCACGTTCAGGGCCTCGCGCGACGAGGCGGCCAGCCCCCGTGCGCAGGCCAACCTAGTACGCCAGGTGGCGACCGGCGCCGTCGATCCTAAACTGTGGGGCACTGAGGAGTTCCGCCGCAACGCGGGGCTCTGCATCCACTGCAACCTATGCCGGACTGAGTGCCCCTCGGGCGTCGACGTCTCGACCCTGATGCTCGAGGCCAAGGCCGCCTACGTCGAGAACCACGGGCTGGCCCACGCCGACTGGTTCCTCGCCCGGATCGACATCTGGTCGAGTCTGGCCAGCCGGTTCCCGCTGATCGCCAACGCCTTGCTGGGCCGCCGGTCGGCCCGCTGGGTCATGGAGCGGGCGACCGGCCTGTCCCGCTACCGCCGGCTCCCCAGGGCGAATCGGACGCCATTCGTCCGCAGGGCCGAGCGCATGGGCCTGACCCAATCGAAGGACAACGTGACGGGCGGGCGGCGTGTGGCCTACTTCGTCGACGTCTACGCCAACCATTACGACCAGGAACTTGCCGAAAGCGTTGTCGGGGTGCTCCAGCACGCCGGGGTCGACGTGCTCGTGCCCAAGGGGCAGCGAGGCTCGGGCATGCCCGCCCTGGTGGCCGGAGACCTTGAGCACGCACGCGACCTGGCCCTGGCCAACCTGCGTGTGCTGGGCGATGCCGTCCGCGATGGCTACACCATCGTCTGCTCCGAGCCCACCGCCGCCCTGATGCTGAAGGTCGAGTATCTCAAGCTCACCGACGACCTCGACGCGGCGCTCGTCGCCGAGAACACTCGCGACGTGGGCGACTATCTGCGGGAGATGAGCGAGCTGGGCGAATTGCCCAGACCCGAAACCCCGGTACGGGCCCGCGTGGGTTACCATCAGCCCTGCCACCTCCGGTCGCTCGACGTGGGGACGCCGGGCCTGGACCTGATCCGGGGGATCCCCGAACTGAACGCCGAGTTCATCGACCGCGGCTGCTCGGGCATGGCCGGGACGTTCGGGCTGGCGAAGACGCAATTCCGGACGTCGCTGAGGGCCGGCCGTGGGCTCCTGCGGCGTTTCCGCGAGGATGACATCGAGCTGGGCGCCACCGAATGCGGCGCCTGCCGGATGCAGATGGAGCAGCCGAGGGGCAAGGTGACGTTGCACCCGATCAAGCTGCTCAGCCTGGGGTACGGCCTGAATCCGTCGCTGCGCGACCGGCTGCGGACATCGGAGCCAAACCGGCTCCTGATCTGA
- the folE gene encoding GTP cyclohydrolase I FolE yields the protein MTNRLASDDQPRDQAGCGADEDAAETTAVPAADGPVDLARIRRAVREILIAVGEDPDREGLLETPDRVARMYAEIFQGLHQDPRIHLRKLFTQKYDELVLVKDIRFESFCEHHLLPFVGVAHVAYVPNGRVVGLSKIPRVIDVLSRRPQLQERLTEEVADLLVEELSAKGVAVVIEASHSCMTMRGVRKHNSTMITSAMRGICKDRLATRAEVLSLIHGK from the coding sequence ATGACGAACCGCCTCGCGTCGGACGACCAGCCGCGCGACCAGGCCGGCTGCGGCGCCGACGAAGACGCGGCCGAGACGACGGCCGTTCCCGCCGCCGATGGGCCCGTCGACCTGGCCCGCATTCGCAGGGCGGTCCGCGAGATCCTCATCGCCGTCGGCGAAGATCCCGACCGCGAAGGGCTGCTTGAGACCCCCGACCGCGTCGCCCGCATGTATGCCGAGATTTTCCAGGGGCTGCACCAGGACCCCCGGATCCACCTGCGCAAGCTGTTCACGCAGAAGTACGACGAGCTGGTGCTGGTCAAGGACATCCGGTTCGAAAGCTTCTGCGAGCACCACCTGCTGCCGTTCGTCGGCGTGGCGCACGTGGCCTACGTCCCCAACGGACGGGTCGTCGGGCTGTCGAAGATCCCCAGGGTCATCGACGTCCTCTCGAGGCGACCCCAGTTGCAGGAGCGGCTGACCGAGGAGGTTGCCGACCTGCTCGTCGAGGAGCTGTCGGCCAAGGGGGTGGCCGTGGTCATCGAGGCCAGCCACAGCTGCATGACGATGCGCGGGGTGCGCAAGCACAACAGCACGATGATCACCAGCGCCATGCGTGGCATCTGCAAGGACCGGCTCGCCACCCGCGCCGAGGTCCTCTCCCTGATCCACGGCAAGTGA
- a CDS encoding LON peptidase substrate-binding domain-containing protein codes for MMGPSSEDDLDLRGFDGVCRLFPLPDVVQFPHSILPLHIFEPRYRQMTEDALAGDGLVTVVRVPMPAEMMPDGRAVIEPVACLGRILQHERLPDGRFNFLLLGRKRVRLLREIPSEKLYRIAEAEILEDLEPDAAMDPGQIKASLVGLFRVAISKGRGLDPDLERLLAADLPLGVAVDMMAHALRLSPATKQSFLAEPLVEERADRLLRRLQEFAGVDPVGLKPFPPDFSVN; via the coding sequence ATGATGGGACCTTCGAGCGAGGATGATCTGGACCTTCGCGGCTTCGACGGCGTCTGCCGGCTGTTCCCGCTGCCCGACGTCGTCCAGTTCCCGCACAGCATCCTGCCGCTGCACATCTTCGAGCCGCGATACAGGCAGATGACCGAGGACGCCTTGGCCGGCGACGGCCTGGTCACCGTCGTCCGGGTGCCGATGCCCGCGGAGATGATGCCCGACGGACGCGCCGTGATCGAGCCGGTCGCCTGCCTGGGACGCATCCTTCAGCACGAGCGCCTGCCCGACGGCCGGTTCAATTTCCTGCTGTTGGGCCGCAAGCGAGTGCGCCTGCTTCGCGAGATCCCCTCCGAGAAGCTCTATCGGATCGCCGAGGCCGAGATCCTCGAGGATCTCGAGCCGGACGCCGCGATGGACCCTGGGCAGATCAAGGCGAGCCTCGTCGGCCTGTTCCGCGTCGCGATCTCGAAGGGCAGGGGGCTCGACCCCGACCTGGAACGGTTGCTGGCGGCGGATCTGCCGCTGGGCGTGGCGGTGGACATGATGGCGCACGCCTTGCGGCTCTCGCCGGCGACGAAGCAGTCGTTCCTGGCCGAGCCGCTCGTTGAGGAGCGAGCCGACCGGCTGCTGCGACGACTTCAGGAGTTCGCCGGCGTCGATCCGGTCGGCCTGAAGCCGTTCCCCCCGGATTTCAGCGTCAACTGA
- the nth gene encoding endonuclease III → MPRQAPTPAELDPKRQAGRVVRALVKLYPEPRCALVHRDAFELLVATILSAQCTDVRVNMVTPALFALYPDARALAAADLAEVERLVHSTGFFRAKAANLVAMAGRLVELHGGQVPRDLEALTALPGVGRKTAHVVMGNAFRIPSGVVVDTHVKRLSMRLGLTTKTDPERVERDLEAIVPKSHWIDFSHRLIEHGRRTCIALRPRCDACELASFCPQIGVTTRGV, encoded by the coding sequence TTGCCGCGTCAGGCCCCCACCCCCGCAGAGCTCGACCCGAAACGCCAGGCCGGGCGTGTCGTCCGCGCCCTGGTCAAACTCTACCCCGAGCCCCGATGCGCGCTCGTCCACCGCGACGCCTTCGAGCTGCTCGTCGCCACGATCCTCTCGGCCCAGTGCACCGACGTCCGGGTGAACATGGTGACGCCGGCACTCTTCGCCCTCTATCCCGACGCCCGGGCCCTGGCCGCCGCCGACCTGGCCGAGGTCGAGCGGCTGGTCCACTCCACCGGCTTCTTCCGTGCCAAGGCCGCGAACCTCGTCGCCATGGCCGGCCGGCTCGTCGAGTTACACGGTGGCCAGGTCCCGCGCGACCTGGAGGCCCTGACCGCCCTGCCCGGCGTCGGCCGCAAGACCGCGCACGTCGTGATGGGCAACGCCTTCCGCATCCCCTCGGGCGTCGTCGTCGACACCCACGTCAAACGGCTCTCGATGCGCCTGGGCCTGACAACCAAGACCGATCCCGAGCGCGTGGAACGCGACCTGGAGGCGATCGTCCCGAAGTCACACTGGATCGACTTCAGCCACCGCCTCATCGAGCACGGCCGCCGGACCTGCATCGCCCTGAGACCACGCTGCGACGCCTGCGAGCTCGCCTCGTTCTGCCCCCAGATCGGAGTCACCACCCGGGGGGTCTGA
- a CDS encoding class I SAM-dependent methyltransferase: MSISTNTLVCDLCSSDDFTVVFKAGEAQNSQIVKCNKCGLMYSNPRAKDPDCVEIENYDPEFTRKVAESQRPRYEKEKLQVRDYAATKAYFNEIYPKRGVVLEVGCGMGFMLDYYRQDGWEVRGVEPNKGFCQYIDEEMKIDVVPKILEEANIPDATADIVILLHVIEHVPSPTATLSEIFRVLKPGGHLLMETPRYDSLTFKMLGRRERSVSCNGHIYFFTTDTLRKEAEKAGFESVKLQLVGRSLSMERLLWNIGVMSKSDKVQAGLTKLSTMLGLNKMTFSMNMRDMQRTIFRKPLSA; the protein is encoded by the coding sequence ATGAGCATTAGCACCAACACCCTGGTTTGTGACCTTTGTTCCTCCGATGACTTCACCGTCGTCTTCAAGGCCGGAGAGGCGCAGAACAGTCAGATTGTGAAATGCAATAAGTGCGGGTTGATGTACTCCAACCCGCGTGCGAAAGACCCGGACTGCGTCGAGATCGAGAACTACGACCCGGAGTTCACGCGGAAGGTCGCCGAATCGCAGCGCCCCAGGTATGAGAAGGAGAAGCTCCAGGTCCGCGACTATGCCGCGACCAAGGCTTACTTCAACGAGATCTACCCCAAGCGGGGCGTGGTGCTCGAGGTCGGCTGCGGCATGGGCTTCATGCTGGACTACTACCGGCAGGATGGCTGGGAAGTCCGGGGAGTCGAGCCTAATAAAGGATTCTGCCAGTACATCGATGAGGAGATGAAGATCGACGTCGTCCCCAAGATCCTCGAGGAGGCCAACATCCCCGATGCGACGGCCGACATCGTGATCTTGCTGCACGTCATCGAGCACGTCCCCAGCCCGACGGCAACCTTGAGCGAGATCTTCCGGGTGCTCAAGCCGGGCGGCCACCTGCTGATGGAGACGCCCAGGTACGACTCGCTGACGTTCAAGATGCTCGGCCGTCGCGAGCGGAGCGTCAGCTGCAACGGCCATATCTACTTCTTCACCACCGACACCTTGCGCAAGGAAGCCGAGAAGGCGGGCTTCGAGTCGGTCAAGCTCCAGCTCGTCGGACGGTCGCTCAGCATGGAACGCCTGCTCTGGAACATCGGCGTGATGTCCAAGAGCGACAAGGTGCAGGCCGGCCTGACCAAGCTCTCGACGATGCTCGGCCTGAACAAGATGACGTTCTCGATGAATATGCGCGACATGCAGCGGACCATCTTCCGCAAGCCGCTGTCGGCCTGA
- the metF gene encoding methylenetetrahydrofolate reductase [NAD(P)H] yields MHIRDIFKAHATTFSFEFFPPKNDEASEELFANIARLQALQPSFVSVTYGAGGSTRERTHDLIVRIQRETSLTAVSHLTCVCHSREELSSLLDRYAASGIENILALGGDLPRDRPNYDRNVDAFQYSDGLVRFIKEHPAPGLPQGFGIGVAGFPEGHPGTPNRLKEMEYLKRKVDAGADYICTQLFFSNADFYDFRERCEYAGITVPIIAGIMPVASKHGMARMAELALGARFPARLQKAIDRCSDREGESKVGIHWATEQCRDLLDNDVRGIHFYTLNRSDATRCIYENLGVQNSLALRATR; encoded by the coding sequence ATGCACATCCGCGACATCTTCAAGGCCCACGCCACCACCTTCAGCTTCGAGTTCTTCCCGCCCAAGAATGACGAGGCGTCGGAGGAGCTGTTCGCCAACATCGCCCGTCTCCAGGCCCTCCAGCCCAGCTTCGTCAGCGTGACCTACGGCGCGGGGGGCTCGACCCGCGAGCGAACCCACGACCTGATCGTGCGGATCCAGCGGGAGACCAGCCTGACGGCCGTCTCGCACCTGACCTGCGTCTGCCACAGCCGGGAAGAGCTGTCCTCGCTGCTCGACCGCTACGCCGCCTCGGGCATCGAGAACATCCTGGCCCTCGGCGGCGACCTGCCCCGCGACCGCCCCAACTACGACCGCAACGTCGACGCGTTCCAGTACTCCGACGGCCTGGTCAGGTTCATCAAGGAGCACCCCGCCCCGGGTCTCCCCCAGGGCTTCGGCATCGGCGTGGCGGGCTTCCCCGAAGGGCACCCCGGCACGCCCAATCGCCTGAAGGAGATGGAGTATCTCAAGCGGAAGGTCGACGCCGGCGCGGATTACATCTGCACCCAGCTCTTCTTCAGCAATGCAGACTTCTACGACTTCCGCGAGCGCTGCGAGTACGCCGGGATCACCGTGCCCATCATCGCGGGCATCATGCCCGTGGCTTCCAAGCATGGGATGGCCCGCATGGCCGAGCTCGCCCTGGGCGCCCGCTTCCCGGCGCGGCTGCAGAAGGCCATCGACCGGTGCAGCGACCGCGAGGGCGAGAGCAAGGTGGGCATCCATTGGGCCACTGAGCAGTGCCGCGACCTGCTGGACAACGACGTCCGCGGCATCCACTTCTACACCCTCAACCGATCCGACGCCACCCGCTGCATCTACGAGAACCTGGGCGTTCAGAACTCGTTGGCCCTCCGCGCCACCCGCTGA
- the queG gene encoding tRNA epoxyqueuosine(34) reductase QueG encodes MHDDLTVRLKAEGLRLGFDRLGVAPAVAPPGHPRLLDWLDAGREAEMGYMRRQAEARAHPSSVLPGVRSVVVASLVYGRPEPNPPGPTQGKIARYARGDDYHGVLWRRLEQLLDWLKAECPGATGRAVADTAPLAERDFARLAGMGWIGKNTMLIDRTLGSFTVLGALLVDVDLRPDAPFQADHCGTCTRCLDACPTSAFDAPGVLNAGRCISYWTIEHKGAVDERIAEQIDGWAFGCDICQDVCPWNRKASLGREPALEPSPQRTNPDLLSWLDADPAALRAEIKGTALARTKRAGLVRNASLVLGQRREPSATPALARRLADADPAVRAAAAWALGRIGGPAALSSLRQAEVDEQDPATLEAIRRALDSSRSNDRGD; translated from the coding sequence ATGCACGACGACCTGACCGTGAGGCTCAAGGCCGAGGGGCTGCGGCTGGGGTTCGACCGCCTGGGCGTGGCCCCCGCCGTCGCCCCGCCCGGGCACCCGCGCCTGCTCGACTGGCTGGACGCCGGCCGCGAGGCGGAAATGGGCTACATGCGTCGCCAGGCCGAGGCCCGGGCGCACCCGTCGAGCGTGCTGCCGGGGGTCCGCTCCGTCGTCGTCGCGAGCCTCGTTTACGGCCGCCCCGAGCCCAATCCACCCGGGCCGACTCAGGGGAAAATCGCCCGGTACGCACGCGGGGATGACTATCACGGGGTCCTCTGGCGGCGGCTGGAGCAGCTCCTCGACTGGCTGAAGGCCGAGTGCCCCGGCGCGACCGGCCGCGCAGTGGCCGACACCGCGCCGCTGGCCGAGCGCGACTTCGCCAGGCTGGCCGGCATGGGCTGGATCGGCAAGAACACGATGCTCATCGACCGCACGCTGGGCAGCTTCACCGTGCTGGGCGCCCTGCTCGTCGACGTCGACTTGCGGCCCGACGCCCCCTTCCAGGCCGACCACTGCGGCACCTGCACCCGCTGCCTGGACGCCTGCCCGACCTCGGCCTTCGACGCCCCGGGCGTGCTCAACGCGGGCCGCTGCATCAGCTACTGGACAATCGAGCACAAGGGCGCCGTCGACGAGCGCATCGCCGAGCAGATCGACGGCTGGGCGTTCGGCTGCGATATCTGTCAGGACGTCTGCCCCTGGAACCGCAAGGCAAGCCTCGGGCGCGAGCCCGCGCTGGAGCCGAGCCCCCAGCGAACCAACCCCGACCTGCTCTCCTGGCTCGACGCCGACCCGGCCGCGCTCCGGGCCGAGATCAAGGGGACGGCCCTGGCCCGCACCAAGCGTGCCGGGCTGGTGCGCAACGCTTCGCTCGTGCTGGGCCAGCGTCGCGAGCCCTCGGCCACGCCGGCCCTGGCCCGGCGGCTGGCCGACGCCGATCCCGCCGTACGAGCCGCCGCCGCCTGGGCCCTCGGGCGCATCGGCGGGCCAGCGGCCCTGTCCTCGCTACGGCAGGCGGAAGTCGACGAGCAGGACCCGGCGACGCTCGAAGCGATCCGCCGGGCCCTGGATTCCAGTCGATCAAACGATCGGGGCGATTAG
- a CDS encoding dockerin type I domain-containing protein, which produces MSTSENRDRRRKPSITGPEMLEGRRLLTGGAGGTFAILPTSIDTAGGTTAVPFVISSKSFTLPKSGKLTLGIDVVAQSGSTVQAKLDSVTDVATKGEVRATQAKFATPAQRKASTTGNKSSASVFPLTVRLNAAGEASFKANISAKGATKGAALLGVYLAGDVSGDGKVDAADIKALKTAMNAVAGTTKYNFDADVNRDGKVTNQDMKIAKQNVGAATTISPVVSANLDEASDTGLADRVTKATTIGFNGTASPGSLVSFTEISGRVPVVATTVDATGNYKITTPLGAGANTFRVSSNDSFGQSIAGNISPVTYDANAPETITTKA; this is translated from the coding sequence ATGAGCACGTCAGAAAATCGAGACCGTCGCCGCAAGCCGAGCATTACCGGGCCCGAGATGCTCGAAGGGCGCCGGCTGCTGACCGGGGGCGCGGGGGGCACGTTCGCCATCCTGCCGACCTCCATCGACACGGCCGGCGGCACCACCGCGGTGCCGTTCGTCATCAGCAGCAAGTCGTTCACGCTGCCCAAGAGCGGCAAGCTCACCCTGGGCATCGACGTCGTCGCGCAGTCGGGCTCGACCGTGCAGGCGAAGCTCGACAGCGTCACCGACGTGGCCACCAAGGGCGAGGTGCGTGCGACCCAGGCCAAGTTCGCCACCCCAGCCCAGCGCAAGGCCTCGACGACCGGCAACAAGTCGTCGGCGAGTGTCTTCCCGCTGACGGTGCGGCTCAACGCCGCCGGCGAGGCCAGCTTCAAGGCGAACATCTCGGCCAAGGGTGCCACCAAGGGGGCCGCCCTGCTTGGCGTCTACCTGGCCGGCGACGTCAGCGGCGACGGCAAGGTTGATGCGGCCGACATCAAGGCCCTCAAGACGGCCATGAACGCCGTCGCCGGCACCACCAAATATAACTTCGATGCCGACGTCAACCGCGACGGCAAAGTCACCAATCAGGATATGAAGATCGCCAAGCAGAACGTCGGCGCCGCGACGACCATCTCGCCGGTCGTCTCGGCCAACCTCGACGAGGCCAGCGACACCGGCCTTGCCGACCGCGTCACCAAGGCCACCACCATCGGCTTCAACGGCACCGCATCGCCGGGTTCCCTGGTCTCGTTCACCGAGATCTCCGGCCGTGTGCCGGTCGTGGCCACCACGGTCGACGCGACCGGCAACTACAAGATCACGACCCCGCTGGGCGCCGGGGCCAACACGTTCCGGGTTTCCAGCAACGACTCCTTTGGCCAGTCGATCGCCGGCAACATCTCGCCGGTGACCTACGACGCCAACGCCCCCGAGACGATCACGACCAAGGCCTAA
- a CDS encoding glycosyltransferase family 87 protein: MPPVPTATTPLPVPDQPAADLKVRRGIRVTVFVILAVAAVLYAGKAADDRSAFIRWRPQVLELMAGHNIYDTTLYPNPPIMAISLAPLAAMNPVVGAVLFFMIKVGLAALSFRLLLKMAVPEGRRISPWIEGAILLLTLRPILSDLHHGNNNLIIMALIVLALASWRRGWDVRAGLALGLAITYKVTPALFVPYFLYKKSWRAAGATMLSMALFFFVVPSAVLGPHLNMQCLASWWHRILSPYLVDGNIGKGDINQSMVGVLSRLLTDSVGPDRYDSKIPVNFVAWDPAMVARLAKVSSLGFVAVLALLCRTKAVRRVDPRMLGEFSLVVLTMLFVSERSWKHHYVTLLLPMTYLACRVGMPSLPKATRWGLASLLGLATLLMASTSSELGGLFLGGQGHKIAQAYGMFLWAGIAVYVGVAWRVLAERNESPFVEDQAPSPAPTTAGARTPHMAGARARSIGAR, from the coding sequence GTGCCGCCCGTCCCCACGGCGACCACACCCCTGCCCGTGCCCGACCAGCCCGCCGCCGACCTGAAGGTCAGGCGCGGGATTCGCGTGACCGTGTTCGTCATCCTTGCCGTGGCGGCGGTGCTGTACGCCGGCAAGGCGGCCGATGACCGGAGCGCGTTCATCCGCTGGCGGCCGCAGGTGCTCGAGCTCATGGCCGGGCATAACATCTACGACACGACGCTGTACCCCAACCCGCCGATCATGGCGATCTCGCTGGCCCCCCTGGCCGCGATGAACCCGGTGGTGGGGGCCGTCCTGTTCTTCATGATCAAGGTCGGGCTGGCCGCACTCTCGTTCCGGCTGCTGCTGAAGATGGCGGTGCCCGAGGGCCGACGCATCTCGCCCTGGATTGAGGGGGCCATCCTGCTGCTGACGCTGCGGCCGATCCTCAGCGACCTGCACCACGGCAACAACAATCTCATCATCATGGCCCTGATCGTCCTGGCGCTGGCCAGCTGGCGACGCGGCTGGGACGTGCGGGCCGGCCTGGCCCTGGGCCTGGCCATCACCTACAAGGTGACGCCGGCCCTGTTCGTCCCCTACTTCCTCTACAAGAAGTCGTGGCGGGCCGCGGGCGCGACGATGCTGAGCATGGCCCTGTTCTTCTTCGTGGTCCCCAGCGCCGTGCTCGGCCCGCACCTGAACATGCAGTGCCTGGCGTCGTGGTGGCACCGAATTTTGAGCCCCTACCTGGTCGACGGCAACATCGGCAAGGGGGACATCAACCAGTCGATGGTCGGCGTCCTGTCGAGGCTGCTGACCGACAGTGTGGGCCCCGATCGATACGACTCGAAGATCCCGGTGAACTTCGTGGCCTGGGATCCCGCGATGGTGGCCCGCCTGGCCAAGGTCTCCTCGCTCGGGTTCGTCGCCGTGCTGGCCCTGCTCTGTCGGACCAAGGCCGTTCGCAGGGTCGACCCGCGGATGCTCGGCGAGTTCTCCCTGGTGGTGCTGACGATGCTGTTCGTCTCCGAACGGAGCTGGAAGCACCATTACGTGACGCTGCTGCTGCCGATGACCTACCTGGCCTGCCGGGTGGGAATGCCAAGCTTGCCGAAGGCCACGCGATGGGGCCTGGCCTCGCTGTTGGGGCTGGCCACACTGCTGATGGCCAGCACGTCGAGCGAGCTCGGCGGCCTCTTCCTGGGTGGCCAGGGGCACAAGATCGCCCAGGCCTACGGGATGTTCCTCTGGGCGGGGATCGCAGTGTATGTGGGGGTCGCCTGGCGTGTCCTCGCCGAACGAAACGAGTCCCCGTTCGTCGAGGACCAGGCCCCTTCACCGGCTCCCACGACGGCCGGGGCCCGCACGCCCCACATGGCCGGCGCTCGAGCCCGGAGTATCGGCGCCCGCTAG